One Vigna unguiculata cultivar IT97K-499-35 chromosome 11, ASM411807v1, whole genome shotgun sequence DNA window includes the following coding sequences:
- the LOC114168892 gene encoding potassium channel KAT1-like, which yields MWSLTYRGNSIQPPQGFAPAPIPRPRPPPPPTSSAVSSFALELFKLITMPFYTGKKFFKRFCVDEFQMASLPYSSFLSNDLLPSLGARINQETRLRRCTVSPFDPRYRAWEMLLIVLVVYSAWICPFEFAFLPQKQDTLFIIDNIVNAFFAIDIVLTFFVAYLDNHSYLLVDNPKKIALRYISTWFIFDVCSTAPFESISLLFTDHKSEIGFKILNMLRLWRLRRVSSLFARLEKDIRFNYFWTRCSKLIAVTLFVAHCAGCFNYLIADRYPDPKLTWIGSVFPNFKEESLWDRYVTSLYWSIVTLTTTGYGDLHAANPREMLFFIFYILLNLGLTSYIIGNMTNLVVHWTSRTRNFRDTVRAASEFASRNHLPHHIQEQMLSHLCLKFKTEGVKQQETLSGMPKAIRASIAHHLFFPVLQRLYLFQGVSHDFLFQLVTEMEAVYFPPKEDVILQNESPTDLYILVSGAVDIIRYVDGNEEVLNKAIAEDIFGEIGVLYCRPQPFTVRTTELSQILRLSRSSLMNSLQAYPDAAQIIMKNLFMRLKGHEGLDFEYSQREPQMHDMDNTEASVPDSSASNSHGETRLHIPEDGKRDFDATFHKDHDEMDENEKSQGPIRWKQKSVVDQKQNKSLCELAVNHENRKILDEHIIDFLQPEIPLNYPLGKRYSNSCSSASNNRTERETDRFFKKRVVIHFLSKHRTSLQEHGKLIMLPDSLQELFHIAGEKFGVSKLTKVITIENAEIDDISVIRDGDHLFFVSSDTEN from the exons ATGTGGTCACTCACTTACAGGGGCAATTCAATTCAACCCCCACAAGGGTTTGCACCAGCACCAATACCAAGACCaagaccaccaccaccaccaacttCTTCTGCTGTTTCTTCTTTTGCCTTGGAATTATTCAAACTCATCACCATGCCATTTTACACTGGCAAAAAGTTCTTCAAGAGATTCTGTGTTGACGAGTTTCAAATGGCAAGTCTTCCATATAGCAGCTTTCTGTCCAATGACCTCTTGCCATCCCTTGGAGCCAGAATCAACCAAGAAACAAGGCTTAGAAGATGCACAGTTTCCCCTTTCGATCCACGTTACAG GGCATGGGAGATGCTGCTGATTGTCCTTGTTGTTTACTCTGCATGGATTTGCCCATTTGAGTTTGCCTTTCTCCCTCAAAAGCAAGACACACTgttcatcatagacaacatcgtCAATGCCTTCTTTGCCATTGACATCGTTCTCACCTTCTTTGTTGCTTATCTCGATAACCATTCCTACCTTCTCGTTGATAATCCAAAGAAAATTGCATTAAG GTACATATCCACCTGGTTCATCTTCGATGTGTGTTCGACTGCACCATTTGAATCCATCAGCCTCCTATTCACTGATCACAAAAGTGAAATTGGGTTCAAAATTCTGAACATGCTTAGGTTGTGGCGCCTCAGACGTGTCAGTTCTCTGTTTGCAAG ACTTGAGAAGGACATTCGCTTCAATTACTTCTGGACCAGGTGTTCCAAACTCATCGCT GTGACATTGTTTGTGGCGCACTGTGCTGGGTGCTTCAACTATCTGATAGCAGATAGGTATCCTGATCCAAAATTAACATGGATTGGTTCTGTGTTcccaaatttcaaagaagagaGTCTGTGGGACAGATACGTGACTTCCTTGTATTGGTCCATTGTCACACTTACAACCACTGGTTATGGAGATTTGCATGCTGCAAACCCAAGGGAGATGCTGTTTTTCATCTTCTACATTTTGTTGAACTTGGGATTAACTTCATACATCATCGGAAACATGACAAACTTAGTTGTCCATTGGACAAGCCGCACCAGAAACTTT aGGGACACAGTGAGAGCAGCTTCTGAATTTGCATCAAGAAACCATCTGCCACATCACATACAGGAACAGATGTTGTCACACTTGTGTTTGAAGTTCAAAACAGAAGGAGTGAAGCAGCAAGAGACACTGAGTGGCATGCCAAAAGCAATCCGTGCAAGCATTGCACACCATCTCTTTTTCCCTGTTCTGCAGAGACTCTACCTCTTCCAAGGAGTATCACATGATTTTCTTTTCCAACTG GTTACTGAGATGGAAGCTGTGTATTTCCCACCAAAGGAAGATGTGATACTCCAAAATGAGTCTCCCACAGACCTCTACATACTGGTTTCAGGGGCAGTG GATATCATTCGCTATGTTGATGGCAATGAGGAA GTTCTGAATAAGGCTATTGCAGAGGACATATTTGGAGAGATTGGAGTGTTGTACTGTAGACCACAGCCTTTCACTGTTCGGACCACTGAACTTTCTCAGATTCTAAGACTCAGCAGAAGTTCCTTAATGAACTCCTTACAGGCATACCCAGATGCTGCACAAATCATAATGAAAAATCTCTTCATG AGGCTAAAGGGGCATGAAGGTTTGGATTTTGAATATTCACAAAGGGAACCCCAAATGCATGATATGGATAACACAGAAGCAAGTGTTCCTGATTCATCTGCAAGTAATTCCCATGGTGAAACCAGATTGCATATTCCTGAGGATGGAAAGAGAGATTTTGATGCTACTTTTCATAAAGATCATgatgaaatggatgaaaatgagAAGAGCCAAGGCCCTATAAGATGGAAACAGAAGTCTGTTGTAGATCAGAAACAAAACAAGAGCCTTTGTGAGCTTGCAGTGAACCATGAAAATAGGAAGATATTAGATGAACATATTATAGACTTTTTGCAGCCAGAAATCCCTTTAAACTACCCTTTAGGAAAAAGATACTCAAACTCTTGTTCAAGTGCTTCTAACAACAGAACTGAGAGAGAAACAGATAGATTCTTCAAAAAGAGAGTTGTCATCCACTTTCTAAGCAAACACAGAACCAGCTTACAGGAACATGGCAAGTTGATAATGCTACCAGATTCATTACAAGAGCTGTTTCACATTGCAG GAGAAAAATTTGGAGTCTCGAAGCTTACGAAAGTAATTACCATAGAGAATGCAGAGATAGATGATATTAGTGTCATTCGAGATGGTGATCATCTCTTTTTTGTTAGCAGTGACACTGAAAATTGA